The DNA sequence CCACCTTCGTGCCCGTTCCCCGTGGAATAGCTTTGACCCTTCCCTCCATACCCTGACGCTGCCCCTCTATGTCCAGGCGGTTTTCTGGAAACGGCCGCTTGCTTGGGTAGTTTATGCGGCAATGTTTATCGCCATCCTGGGGACGGCCCTGCTTCTGTACCGGCAGAAACAGTTACTGCGCCTAAACCGGATGAAACTGGATTTAATTTCCCATATCTCCGAGCGGGTGTTTAATCCCCTTTCGATAGTAAAGAATTCGATATACGAGTTGATTAAAAGGCTCCCTTTGGAAGAACGGATGGATTCCCAAAACCGCTGGAACAGCACCGTTAATTCCATTAACGAATTTAAAGAAGAGCTTCATACTATTCTTTCCGTATCCCAGCCGGAGACTCCTAATGATGCCGGAGCGGAAGTGGAATCGGAAAATTCTTCTGAAAAGAATCCGGATAAGGAAAAGCCCCTGATCCTCGTGGTCCAGGGGGATCTGAAATTTGTGGAAACCCTGGACTCGGGATTTTCCGGCGATTTTAATATTATCAAAACAGCATCGGTGCAGGAGGCGTACCTGTACCTGGAAGAATCAAACCCGGATATCATTCTTCTGGACAAAACCCTGTCCGATGGAAGCGGGTATGATCTTCTGAAAAAGATACAGGAGCATCCCCGGACGCGCAATATCCCTGTTGTCTTTTTAGCGGTCCCCGTAAGTCCGGAGGAAATTGTTGCGGCCCTTGAGCAGGGCGCCGCGGATTATGTTGCCAAACCCTTTGTGGTTGACGAGCTTCGGGCGCGGATAAAAAATGTCCTGAGCCGTAACCGGGCTTCCGCCGCTACGGTGGTCCGGGAAATAAAGGAACTAATCGATGGCTCCGCCGATCCGGGCGGAACGGTGAGGAAGCTTCCGGGTAAGGAGATCCGCCTGGGGATCTATAAAAAGAAAAACCTTTCTCCTAAGGAACAGGACATTGTGGAGTACATACTGCTCATGGGTAACGCCCCCTATAAATCCTTCGCAGAAAAGCTGGGGATACAGCACCAGACCCTGCGGAACAACGCGACTAAAATATTTGGCAAGCTGGGGATAAGTACCCGGCAGGAATTGCGGGATAAGCTTATCGACGAAGCCGCTTCTTTGGATACGGAATCGTCATAGCTTGTATTTTTTATGAAAAAAGCCTACATTTCCTCTATTAAAATTGTAAAAAGGAGGAGTAATTTTTGCATGAACTAGCCACTGCCGGAAAAAAAGCACCCCTTTTCCTCCTACTCTTCCTGTTAAGCTTCTATCCCGGGAGCTCCCTTATCCAAGCCCAGGAAAGCGCCGCTTCCTTTGATGTACAATTAATACTTTTATTGGATGAATTTATCGGAAACCTTGGCGCCGCAGGTTATACCCCACCCATCCTGGAAAATGAAGTTCTGGGGAAGCAGGAGATCAGCTTGGCTTCGGGCGCCCTCTTTCTATACATTGATTTTCGTTTACAGACCCTTTTGGAAAAAAGGAACGCTTCCCTGAGCCGCAGCGGCGGTGCATCCCGGCCCCGGGGACCGGCGGACTATATCCACCTTGAAAACAGCGCCGGGGCTGCGGATATTGCCCTGTTTTTACCGGGGCTACGAAACAGCGCGGGACGGCGTTTTATGAAAGACCGGGATCTCCTGGCCCTCTTGGGGGAACCCCATGGGGATACCGCTTCTTTTTTCCCGGAACTGAAGGGCTCCGGTAACCAGCCCATCCCAATCCGGCGTCAGGACGGCCGGGATATGGTTGCCCTGAGGTCCGGTGAAGAATTTTCCGTAACGGTCCAAAGCCGGAGCGATAAACCGGTCCGGGCGGCGGTGTACCTGAACGGGGTGAACCAAATTTCCGGCGCCTTGGATCTGCCCTCCCTGGGGCAGAGGGCATCGCTACCCCCGGGTCAGTCTGTTACGTTTAACCGGTGTTTTGTTCCGGCCCAGGGGCTATACGGATTAATTACGGTGGTAATCTATGAGGGCGCCGAATTGACCGGGATAGTTCCGCTGTGGTACACCGCCCGCTGAGGTATGTAATGATCTGCCCCCGCAGTAAAGCTATATTTTTTATTACCCTGGTCTTCGTACTTTCCCAAGGTCTCCATGCCGGGGGACATAAGGAAGGGTATACCCTGGACCGGGGTTACGCCGCCCGGGAAGCGGGGACAAGCCGGTACAGCGAAGACCCGGCGCTTTATGTGGGTTTTGCCCGGGACTATGCCCTGGCAGGGAAAAGCGCCCAGGCCGCCCGGGAACTGGAACGGGCTATTTTCTGGGGCTTTACGGATTTTGATCGCATTAAAAACGATAGGGACTTTGCGTCCCTGCGTCGTAGTTCCTGGTGGCGGAGGATCGCCGGGAAACAAAAGGAACTGGAAGAAGTCCTGGCCCTGTACTGGGAGGCCCATGAGGATGAAAAGGCTTTTCGGTACAGTTTTAGTTACGATGAGTTGATAGAGCGTTTTGACAGGGCCGCAAAGACCCTGGCGACGGTTTTCCGTAAGGGTTCCCTGGCAAGCCGGCTGCCATTGTTTGATTTGGGAATGGCCTATCAAATAAAAGAAGTATATGAAAAAGCCCACAACTTATATGATCAAAGTCTGGAAACGGATCTTGTTTGGTTTTCCGCTGGGCATCAGCAAATAGGGCGGGATTATGCGGGCCTGGGGGATCTTTTTTATGATTCCAGTGAGTATAGCAATGCTACTCGTTTTTCTGAAAAAGCTCTTCCCATAGTATTGGAAACCTTGGGGGAGTATAGCTTGGAAGCAGCGAAGATATATGAGAATCTAGGAGCTATTTTTATTGAAGATAGTGAATTAGATAAAGCTCGGTATTATCTAGAAAAATCCCTGGAGATAAGCACGGCCTTGGGGGGGCAGGATCACCCCTTTATGGCTTATATTTATCCTAATTTAGCACTTCTTTATGGGTACTTGGGTGAATATGACCGGGCTCTTTTTTATGCCGAGCAAGCCCTGCGTATGGATCTTCATATCAGAAAGCAGAGATATGAATGGGTGGCATCGGATTATAATTATATCGGAATTATTTACGACGATATGGGTGAATATGATCTTGCCCTTGAAAATTATCAAAGGGGATTGGCAATTTCCTTGGAACATCTTGATAACTATTCTTCGATTACGGCGCGGATATACGGCAATATTGGATTTACCTATAAAAATCTTGGTAATTTCCCCCTGGCGCTGCAGAATTATATCCAATCCCTGGAAATCGAAAAAAAAATATTTGATACATCCGATCCTAATATTGCGGGTAGTTTAAGTAATATAGGAAATGTCTATTTGCAACAGGGAGATTATGCGCAAGCCCTGGCTTATTACCAACAGACCCTTGCAATAGACCGCATCAATTATGGCCCCTCCCATTATTACATAGCTTCAGATTACAAAAGCTTTGCGGCGATATACCTGAAAATGGGGGATCGGGAAAAAAGCATGGGCTACGCAAAGGATGCTCTTGTCTTACTGCGGCAATCACTGGCCTATCTTAGGGCGGTGGATGAATCCAGGGAACTGGCGGAACTGTTCTATACTGCGGTTCCGGCTATTGCCAGGGAAGCCCTGGAGACCGGCATTGATGCTGCAGAGCGGGGCAGGCAGGATATTCGCTCCGCCGGCGCCGTTTACCTTACCGCTGCGGCGCCCTTCTATTACCTGGCGGCAAACTTGGCGGCAGAACAGAAGCGTCCCGCCGAGGCCTTCGGCTATTCCGAGGCGCTGCGCCAGCGGGGTTTTTTGGAGCAGACGGGGCTTGAGGCGGCCCTCAGGATTGACGGGATACGCCCGGAAGAAGCGGACCGGGTCCGGGAACTTTCCCGGCGTGTTTCCGAATTGCGGGAAGATCTGCTGTATGAAGACGGTTCCGGGAATACGGCGAACCTTCTGCGGGACGCTGAGCGGGAACTGGAAGCCCTGCATGGGGCCATAGGGAACCGGCTCCCCAAATACCGGGAGCTCCGGGACCCCCGCCCCATGGATGCCGCAAGCGCCGCCGCCTGGTGCCCCCCGGATACCGCCGTATTGGAGTACCTCCTCCCCGGCGCTGAAGATGGCGGGGCAATCCGTCCCGGGGCGTACTGCCTTGTGGTCCGGCCTTCGGGGGTTACGGCGGTACCCCTGGACGGCGGCTTTGATTATGAGGAGGCGGTGAATCTCCTCCGGGAACGCATAGGCGCCTTCCGCAGCCCGGAAACCTTTGAGGGGGAACGGAATGCCCTTTACGAAAAACTCCTCGCCCCGGTTTTGGCGGGGCTTGGGGCGGAGGTCTCCCATTTGCTCATCGTCCCCGACGGCCCCTTAGCCTTCCTGCCCTTCGATCTTCTGCGGCCCTCTGCGGCCAATGCTACCCTGGGCAGCCGTTACTCGGTTAGTTTTTCGCCATCCCTGTCTATTACCACCCTGCATGACCAGCCCGGGGCCGCCTCCCTGGTTCCCGCCCTAGCCCTGGGCGAGGCCCTCTACGACGGCCCCGGCAAAACCGGGGAGACCCAGGGGCGGGGCTATTTCCGGGGCGGCGATGGCCCGGGCCGCTACGCCGATTCCGCCGCCGAATACGGCGCCCTGACGGCGAACCAGCGGGCAAGCCTGTACCACCGGGTAAAGCAGGCCGGAACAGCAGCCTATTTCCGGGAGCGGGGTTTTTCCTGGGTGGATCTCCCCGGAACCGCCCGGGAAATAGAAACCCTGGCCCGGGACTTTTTTCTTCCCCCGGATATACGGCTCCTCCGGGGCGCCGATGCCGGGGAAGGAAACCTGAAAAGACTTTCTGTTACAGGTGAATTGAAAAACTACTCCCTGATCCACCTAAGCTGCCACGGCTACTTTGACAGCCTGATCCCGGAAATGTCCGGCATAGTCCTGTCCGAGGTATCGGGCAGGCTCCCGGATAACGGCGAAGATGGGTACCTCACGGTCACCGAAGCGGCCCTGCTGGATCTCAGGGCCCGGATACTGATCCTCTCCGCCTGCGACACCGGCCTTACCCGGGTTCGGGACGGTGACGGCATGGTGGGCCTGCTCCGGGCCTTCCTGGTTGCGGGGGCCAACAATGTGGGCGCCAGCCTCTGGCCCATCGACGACGACACCAGCGTCGAATTCATGACCCGGCTCTACACCAAGCTTATCAAGGAAAACCTGGACTTCCGCCGGGCCTATGGGGCGGTTAAACGGGAGCTTCAGTCCCTGCCCCAATACAGCCACCCCTATTACTGGGCAGGCTTTACCCTGTACGAGTAACAGACTTTACAAAAAGCTAATCCACACAGCAAAATTCCCCCAAAAGTACAAAGAAGTACAAAAATAACTCCCGTGTAATGTAGCGGTGTTATGAAGAAAAGAGGATAAATTATGGAGCGATCGGTAAATTTAAGATCCGTCAGGAGGTATTTGAATGAAGATGAAGCGCAAAAAAATTATGATGAGCATATCCGGTATCATACTGATATTCAGTATGGTACTGGCAGGGTGCAGTTTGGATGATGATGAGGAGGAGAATTACGGGGCTCTTTTAAAAGGAACCTGGACGGGAACTATTAAACTTGGCGCCCAAAGTTACTCCGATTGTACGATAACCGTTACATCAACTTCATGGACGCTTAGTATCCCCTCGGCAGTCATATCCGAATCAGGCACCTATAGAGCCACGGACGCTGACTATGCATACTTAATAAGTGGTTCTACAGAGATAGGCCATGTGAATATAGGGAACGATGGGAAATTGTACATATCACTTACGGCGGGTGACTATAAAGGAGCCGGTGGTTCATTAACCACCAAGGGCGGCACGGGTACTGGGACCGGTACTGACACCGGCACTGGTACTGACACGGGCACTGGTACTGACACGGGTACTGGTACTGACACGGGCACCGGTACTGGGACGGGCACTGGTACTGGGACGGGCACTGGTACTGGGACGGGCACCGGTACTGGGACGGGCACCGGTACTGGGACGGGCACCGGTACTGGGACGGGCACTGGTACCACCTTAGGTACCCCGCAGAACATAGAAATTACCTATGCTGCGAATGATAGTGGATACCGCATATCTTGGGATGCTGTTCCATCGGCTACAGAATACGTGGTGTATCGTGCAAGTACAAAATATCCTTCTTCCGGTTATCTTGCTGGTACAGTTAATGCAGCCGGGTTCAGTGACAGATGTTATTATGATTATAAGGTATCTAATTCTATTATAGTAAACTCTAACATGGGATGGTATTTTAGCATTAAAGCCAAAGCCGGTAGTTTAGAAAGTACCCCTTCTTTATATAAGGGGTTTGTTACAAACAAACCTAGGATATATGTATATACAAAAGGTTATGTTGAACAAACAAACGGTGTAAAAGCGCCGGTAGGAGAAATATCCTACTATATGATTAAACCAGACGGGACCAAAATGGGAAAGTGGGCTGTTTCTAATCCAAAAGACCCTGGGGGAATACGGTATTCCTCACCATCTCCGGCAGCATATTATTATAAAATTAATGATATAGAGGCAATCGGTTTTCAATTTGAAGAGACGTATTTGACCGCTGGCACCAGT is a window from the Treponema primitia ZAS-1 genome containing:
- a CDS encoding CHAT domain-containing tetratricopeptide repeat protein, with the protein product MICPRSKAIFFITLVFVLSQGLHAGGHKEGYTLDRGYAAREAGTSRYSEDPALYVGFARDYALAGKSAQAARELERAIFWGFTDFDRIKNDRDFASLRRSSWWRRIAGKQKELEEVLALYWEAHEDEKAFRYSFSYDELIERFDRAAKTLATVFRKGSLASRLPLFDLGMAYQIKEVYEKAHNLYDQSLETDLVWFSAGHQQIGRDYAGLGDLFYDSSEYSNATRFSEKALPIVLETLGEYSLEAAKIYENLGAIFIEDSELDKARYYLEKSLEISTALGGQDHPFMAYIYPNLALLYGYLGEYDRALFYAEQALRMDLHIRKQRYEWVASDYNYIGIIYDDMGEYDLALENYQRGLAISLEHLDNYSSITARIYGNIGFTYKNLGNFPLALQNYIQSLEIEKKIFDTSDPNIAGSLSNIGNVYLQQGDYAQALAYYQQTLAIDRINYGPSHYYIASDYKSFAAIYLKMGDREKSMGYAKDALVLLRQSLAYLRAVDESRELAELFYTAVPAIAREALETGIDAAERGRQDIRSAGAVYLTAAAPFYYLAANLAAEQKRPAEAFGYSEALRQRGFLEQTGLEAALRIDGIRPEEADRVRELSRRVSELREDLLYEDGSGNTANLLRDAERELEALHGAIGNRLPKYRELRDPRPMDAASAAAWCPPDTAVLEYLLPGAEDGGAIRPGAYCLVVRPSGVTAVPLDGGFDYEEAVNLLRERIGAFRSPETFEGERNALYEKLLAPVLAGLGAEVSHLLIVPDGPLAFLPFDLLRPSAANATLGSRYSVSFSPSLSITTLHDQPGAASLVPALALGEALYDGPGKTGETQGRGYFRGGDGPGRYADSAAEYGALTANQRASLYHRVKQAGTAAYFRERGFSWVDLPGTAREIETLARDFFLPPDIRLLRGADAGEGNLKRLSVTGELKNYSLIHLSCHGYFDSLIPEMSGIVLSEVSGRLPDNGEDGYLTVTEAALLDLRARILILSACDTGLTRVRDGDGMVGLLRAFLVAGANNVGASLWPIDDDTSVEFMTRLYTKLIKENLDFRRAYGAVKRELQSLPQYSHPYYWAGFTLYE